From Plasmodium falciparum 3D7 genome assembly, chromosome: 9, one genomic window encodes:
- a CDS encoding 26S proteasome regulatory subunit RPN8, putative — protein sequence MDNDIFEKNRNVLERIYLNKHVVVHPIVLLSVVDHYNRIASNTKKRVLGTILGEKIDGVVHITNSYALPFEEDIKDINIFYIDDNYNENLFNMIRKINTREKIVGWYTTGSNIKPNDIFINEIFYKYHHAPIFLLVNVHTDQSIFPVNAYVAIEKAIHENKFRKTFIHIPVKIGAFEAEEVGVEFLLKELKSVSTSTLATKVGDKLSSLKSLIAKLYEISAYLNDILNGNIEMNIKILYNLQNVFSLLPDIENVDLVQAFMVKNNDLMLNIYIGSITRSVIALHNLINNKIENKLNSEKKKSLENDIEKDKIKDKEKEKEKEKDKEKENDKAKKDKKN from the exons atggataatgatatttttgaaaaaaacaGAAATGTACttgaaagaatatatttaaacaaaCATGTAGTTGTACATCCAATAGTTTTACTATCAGTTGTTGATCACTATAATCGTATTGCAAGTAATACAAAAAAGAGAGTCTTGGGAACAATTCTTGGAGAAAAAATTGATGGTGTAGTACATATTACCAACAGCTATGCACTTCCTTTTGAAgaagatataaaagatatcaacattttttatattgatgataattataatgaaaatctttttaatatgataagaaaaattaatacaaGAGAAAAAATTGTCGGATGGTATACTACAGGATCCAATATTAAACCaaatgatatttttattaatgaaatcttttataaatatcatcACGCACCTATATTCCTACTTGTAAATGTTCATACAGATCAAAGCATATTTCCAGTTAATGCATACGTAGCTATTGAAAAAGCTATACATGAAAATAAATTCAGAAAAACATTCATACATATACCAGTTAAAATAG GAGCTTTTGAGGCTGAAGAAGTAGGTGTTGAATTTTTACTAAAAGAATTAAAGAGCGTCTCCACTTCAACCTTAGCCACAAAAGTAGGTGATAAGTTATCGTCCTTAAAAAGTTTGATAGCAAAATTATACGAAATATCAGCTTATTtgaatgatatattaaatgggAATAttgaaatgaatataaaaatattatacaatttACAAAATGTGTTTAGTCTTTTACCGGATATTGAAAACGTCGATTTAGTACAGGCATTTATGGTTAAGAATAATGACTtaatgttaaatatatatataggtagTATAACACGATCTGTTATTGCTCTTCACAATTTAatcaataataaaattgaGAATAAATTGAATtcggaaaaaaaaaaatctttagaaaatgatatagaaaaggacaaaataaaagataaggaaaaagaaaaggaaaaggaaaaagataaggaaaaagaaaatgataaggCAAAAAAGgacaagaaaaattaa